In Cydia fagiglandana chromosome 16, ilCydFagi1.1, whole genome shotgun sequence, the following are encoded in one genomic region:
- the LOC134672114 gene encoding translin-associated factor X-interacting protein 1-like yields MADASSKIKVLDGGFSSQLSCHVGDNVDGDPLWTARFLQTRPRDVYKTHLDFLKAGADIIMTNTYQASVGGFVKYLGISPEAGLDLIKSAVGLAKEARKVYLEEYANNNTSNQNPLIAGSVGPYGAHLHDGSEYNGAYADTTSAETMRDWHRPRIEALIESGVDLLAFETVPCEKEAVMLVELLKDYPETKAWLSFSCKDEKHISHGEDYQTVARKCYDLNPDQIIAVGANCTAPANIVHLLDGINDNRMIPIPLIVYPNSGEKYHKDLGWTEGDKLQRLDHYVHEWLDLGVKYIGGCCRTYAEDIKSIRKQRVFGISTRKAARDEKMKALQKETDLLAKNQELTLHVSKLKKEIGKIKDEHFSEYLSLARERDARYTLYFENLSLQLRLRELESAPADTAHEDPVILRIALDRCREQLSSTQHKLHKMSEQYAQTVPQREFDSLEAKWSELDKRAGELQAELGALQEKYKKVLASKKSLEEELAECKERCSELERAGTPRPRWEICADFISGGRERWWQLASGLSSRDILRVLLKELGPAAESDHLEYFDGLGTDPAIPPYLRYTGKVRNIRLSRREVSVLITDVWRGKGRQAIPMQEYLTKYLEDRYQQVSVRAEWAYNLCAGAEQMLDEPQVKLFWGVLHGHLSEDIYWSLRAQWETLRDQLYRVSKDGETISIEDFEKVAKAQFPLKSEVDIRNLCDVVRKQLKLKLNNIEVNLDKLFQENEEGFDRVEFARELYRQRQQAQDKYLREVLAELGGKGQGSKMITVDALKRAFAIVDPAIDHIRMDRNIRWAFSDQVSELSSISPLPLRTLAARLAAGDIERVGPRSRSTHRRTTYK; encoded by the exons ATGGCAGATGCGTCGTCCAAGATTAAAGTTTTGGATGGTGGGTTTTCGTCGCAGCTGTCCTGCCACGTCGGCGACAACGTCGACGGTGACCCTCTGTGGACGGCGCGCTTCCTGCAGACCCGCCCGCGCGATGTCTACAAGACACACCTCGACTTCCTGAAGGCTGGCGCCGACATCATCATGACCAACACGTATCAGGCCTCCGTCGGAGGGTTTGTAAAATACCTTGGTATATCGCCTGAAGCTGGCTTAGATTTGATCAAAAGTGCTGTGGGACTCGCAAAAGAGGCGAGGAAAGTATACCTTGAGGAATATGCTAATAATAATACTTCAAATCAAAACCCTTTGATAGCTGGGTCGGTGGGGCCATATGGCGCGCATTTACACGACGGTTCAGAGTACAACGGCGCCTATGCCGACACCACGTCGGCTGAAACTATGAGAGACTGGCATAGACCTCGCATTGAGGCTCTAATAGAATCTGGAGTTGACCTACTTGCATTTGAAACAGTGCCATGTGAAAAGGAGGCTGTGATGCTTGTTGAACTGTTAAAAGACTACCCGGAAACTAAAGCATGGCTGTCATTCAGTTGTAAAGATGAGAAACATATTTCCCATGGTGAAGATTATCAAACCGTTGCAAGGAAATGTTATGATTTGAATCCAGATCAAATTATAGCTGTTGGAGCAAACTGTACAGCTCCGGCTAACATTGTTCACTTACTAGACGGCATAAACGATAACAGGATGATACCTATACCCCTTATAGTATACCCGAATTCAGGAGAAAAGTACCACAAGGACCTCGGCTGGACTGAGGGTGACAAGTTGCAACGATTGGACCATTATGTCCATGAATGGTTAGACTTGGGTGTTAAATACATTGGAGGCTGCTGCAGGACGTATGCAGAAGATATTAAAAGCATACGCAAACAA AGAGTGTTCGGCATATCGACGCGCAAGGCAGCTAGAGATGAGAAAATGAAGGCGCTGCAGAAGGAGACAGATTTGCTTGCCAAGAACCAGGAGCTCACCCTTCACGTCTCCAAGCTCAAGAAGGAAATTGGAAAG ATAAAAGACGAACACTTTTCCGAATACCTCAGCCTAGCGCGCGAGCGTGACGCACGCTACACGCTCTACTTCGAGAACCTGTCGCTACAGCTACGTCTGCGAGAGCTGGAGAGCGCTCCTGCTGATACCGCTCATGAAGACCCCGTCATACTGCGCATCGCACTAGATCGGTGCAG GGAGCAACTATCCTCAACCCAACATAAGCTCCACAAGATGTCCGAGCAATACGCGCAAACGGTCCCGCAGCGCGAGTTCGATAGCTTGGAGGCGAAGTGGTCGGAGCTCGACAAGCGGGCTGGCGAGCTGCAGGCGGAACTGGGGGCATTGCAGGAAaaatataagaaggttttag CAAGCAAGAAAAGCCTCGAAGAGGAGCTGGCTGAGTGCAAGGAGCGGTGCAGCGAGCTGGAGCGCGCGGGCACGCCGCGGCCGCGGTGGGAGATCTGCGCAGACTTCATCAGCGGAGGCCGGGAGAG ATGGTGGCAGCTGGCAAGTGGCCTGTCCTCGAGAGATATTCTCAGAGTGCTTTTGAAGGAGCTGGGACCGGCTGCAGAAAGTGATCACTTGGAATATTTTGATGGCcta GGCACGGATCCTGCAATCCCTCCGTACCTGCGTTACACTGGCAAGGTCCGCAACATACGACTATCCCGGCGTGAAGTGAGCGTGCTTATAACGGACGTGTGGCGTGGCAAGGGGCGACAAGCCATCCCTATGCAAGAGTATCTGACCAAGTATTTAGAGGACAG ATACCAGCAAGTGTCAGTACGTGCCGAATGGGCATACAACCTGTGCGCCGGCGCCGAGCAGATGCTGGACGAGCCGCAAGTGAAGCTGTTCTGGGGCGTGCTGCACGGACACCTGAGCGAGGACATCTACTGGTCGCTGCGCGCGCAGTGGGAGACGCTGAGGGACCAGCTGTATCGCGTCAGCAAGGATGGAGAG ACTATTTCCATAGAAGACTTCGAGAAAGTAGCCAAAGCACAATTTCCTTTGAAGAGCGAAGTGGACATCCGCAATCTCTGCGACGTAGTGCGAAAGCAGCTGAAGCTGAAACTGAACAACATCGAAGTTAACCTGGACAAACTGTTCCAAGAG AACGAGGAAGGCTTCGACCGCGTAGAGTTCGCGCGGGAGCTGTACCGACAACGGCAACAAGCTCAGGACAAATACCTGCGTGAGGTCCTGGCGGAGTTAGGCGGCAAGGGGCAGGGCAGCAAGATGATCACCGTGGACGCACTCAAGCGGGCCTTCGCTATTGTGGACCCGGCGATAG ATCATATCCGAATGGACCGCAACATCCGTTGGGCGTTCTCCGACCAAGTCTCGGAGCTGAGCAGCATCAGCCCGCTGCCGCTCCGGACCCTGGCCGCCAGACTCGCCGCTGGGGACATTGAGCGCGTTGGCCCGCGCTCTCGTAGCACGCATCGGAGAACTACttacaaataa